A single window of Cottoperca gobio chromosome 9, fCotGob3.1, whole genome shotgun sequence DNA harbors:
- the mvb12bb gene encoding multivesicular body subunit 12Bb has translation MSEVSNQLPTDPISAVGVITSLNKAPDGYYVVAQTTDGSDADLWKDGLFKSKVTRYLCFTRKTGADVVVDMRLIDIKDVLPHGFTPVEETLDTKEAAMRKKRLCVKISPRAAAVTAVYDIQVIAKSKYHLVNYTSIGEINSIGIWYRMGDVPQHLSSQETSSTATSDAPANTASKTTRPVYEHQSSGNYAMTALDDVPFVIPERFYENPKEMQQVNLMGITIKSLAEIEEEFYYNFSAERSIAV, from the exons ATGTCTGAAGTGAGCAACCAGCTGCCCACAGACCCCATCTCTGCAGTTGGAGTAATCACTTCTCTCAATAAGGCCCCTGATGGCTACTATGTT GTTGCACAAACAACAGATGGCAGTGACGCCGACCTGTGGAAGGACGGCTTATTCAAATCCAAGGTCACTCGCTACCTCTGTTTCACCAGAAAGACT GGGGCTGACGTTGTGGTGGACATGAGGCTGATTGACATTAAGGACGTGCTGCCACACGGCTTCACACCTGTGGAAGAAACATTGGACACAA AGGAAGCTGCCATGAGGAAAAAGAGGCTCTGCGTGAAAATCAGCCCTCGTGCGGCGGCTGTGACAGCTGTTTATGACATCCAGGTCATTGCGAAGTCCAAGTACCATCTTGTTAACTACACCAGTATAGG TGAGATAAACAGTATTGGGATATGGTACAGGATGGGAGACGTTCCTCAGCATCTGTCGTCCCAGGAAACGTCCAGTACAGCTACCAGTGACGCTCCAGCCAACACAGCAAG CAAGACCACGAGGCCGGTCTACGAGCACCAGAGCAGTGGGAACTACGCCATGACAG CTCTGGACGATGTGCCCTTTGTGATCCCTGAGAGGTTTTATGAAAACCCCAAAGAG ATGCAGCAAGTCAATTTAATGGGCATTACGATCAAATCCCTGGCAGAGATCGAGGAGGAA TTTTACTATAACTTCAGCGCAGAGCGAAGCATTGCCGTGTAA